The Desulfovibrio sp. genomic interval GTGCAACTCCATGAAGCCTGGACTTGAGACGCTTTGCATCATCAGTATTGAGCTTTTCCAGTTTAACAAAAAGTGATAGCATTTGAGTGTGCAGCAATTTGCATCCATAACCCCATGTTTGACCTGCTATCAGTTTGATACTAGAGAATTTTTCGTCTTCGCGCTCTTTTCTGTTGGCACGCGCCCCAACCGTGTGCATTTTTTTTAAAAATGATTCCGTACTCAGATTTCGACACATTTCAATACTTTTCAGTGCAATTCCAATGCAATATCCGCCCTTAGCGAATTCTATTAAATTGTTCGATCGCCCTGAAGACATTTTTCCAAGAAGGTTGATGACGTATAATCTTAAAAGTGCCATATGTGCCGTGGCTGGCTTGTTTATTATACCGCCATGCTCTTTATGAGACAGTTTTAAAACCTTAATAAAAACATCGTGGCTTGCCCGCTTCAACTCCCATATGTTTTTTGGGCGAGGGACTATTTGATCTATCGCGTTCGCAATCTCTAGCGCCTCCGAGTACTTTTTTTCTAAATTCCTCTGTGACGTATAAAATATTTCGCGTAAATCTTTTCTATCTCTAGTGTAGCCATTCAGTATGTCAACTATTTTGACAGATAACCCAGCACTAATAAAACAATCCAATCTCAATATTATAATTTTGGAAAATTCTTCCATGGTTGCAGCATTTCCAGCTTCAAGTAAATCAAGATAGTTTACTGCCAATGCTGCATGATTCTGCTCTTCGGCCAACAGGGTTTCTGCCTCCAGCATGAGTTCATTCGAAATTTCAGCTATTGAATTATTATCATCGTTCATACCCACCTCTTGCGTAGGAAAACAAGCCACCAATATGGTGACATAGATGCACTACCAAGCAGACGCGTTAATGCTTTTGCTTAATGAAACACGTCCCTCTTGGAAAGGGAATGTCTACACGCAGCGTAAGTTCCTGCAAAAACGCACATTCCCCCATACATGCCCCCTCCTGGACGAAGGACTGTCCCAGGCCCAAACCCAAAGGGGCCGCAGGGAAAATCCCAGGAAGGGGCCTGCCCGCGCGAACCCGAGGGTCAGGGGAAGGTGACGGGGTGGGGAGGATCGGGACAGCTCTAGAGGGTCAAGGGTGCCGGGTGAAATCCCGTCGCAGTAGTGCTCGCTCCGGCTGCCCCTGAGTCAAACCCCGAGTCAATGCTCAGTCTAGCAGCCACGGAGGCGTGGCCCATGGGGATGGTATCCACCCTCAAGCTTGAATCTCTGGATTTTCCTGGAGATGCACTTGGGATGTCCGAATGTCCAAACAGGGGGCGACCCCTTGAAAATTTTCAAGCGACCCCACCTGGGGGTGATCAGGCTGGATTGATGGTGCGAAACATCGTACTGCTCCGCCGGGGCCGCCAACAAAGAACGTAGGCGCAGTGTTGGCGGGGCCAAAACACTAAGGGGTTACCCATTTCTGGATAACCCCTTGAAAAGTGTGGTGGAGCTGGACGGAATCGAACCGACGACCTCTTGAATGCCATGCCTCAAACCCTTCGAAACAAGCTGAAATTACTGAACAAAAAACAGCTTCGAATAACAATTTTAACCCAACTTTTGTCGAGCGAGCAACAGAAAGGTTCTTCCGTTGTTAGCCCTGCTCGGCAACCAAGCCGCCTATCGCCTTCGGCTCGTCTATCCCAAAGTAGCCCTTAACTCTCGAATCCTTTGCTGATAGGGAGTTTCAGGTCTTAAAACTGCAACCTCCATAAATGCTGGGAAAAACGATGCCGACTGAAAACGATATCGTGCTGGCAGCCCTTAAAGATTTCTCGGGCGAGGTTAAAACCCGTTTAACAGCTACAATCGTGGGTGAGCCGGAAGATCAACTGCGCGGTCCCTTTGAGCATTTTCTTGGTGACTCTCAGATCGTTTTTCGGCTTCAAGTAACACCTGTAGGGGAGGTTCTCCTGCCTCGATTGGGCAAACCCGATTACGCACTCCACGTTGATGGGGTTCTTGCTGGCTATGCCGAGCTAAAAGCGCCAGGGAAAGGGGCAAACCCTGACCGGTATCGAGGGCACGACAAAAGACAATGGGAGCGCTTTAAGGACCTCCCCAACATTCTCTACTCCGACGGAAACGAGTGGGCGCTCTACAGAAATGGAGAACGAATTGGCAATCTTATCCGATTTTCTGGCGATATCGTCACCGATGGTCGGGAGGCCGTTGCCCAGCAAGATGCGCAACAACTGACTGACCTTCTGCGGAACTTCCTCATGTGGGAGCCGCAGATGCCTTCCTCACCACGAGAATTGGCGTCAATCCTGGCACCTCTTTGCCGGATGCTCCGAGACGATGTCATCGAAGCCTTACATGAACCGGAATCCTCTTTACAGGATGTCGCCCAAGAGTGGCGGGTGCTGTTATTCCCTGATGCCGATGATAGGCGTTTTGCGGATGCATACGCCCAGACTGTCACCTTTTCTCTTCTGCTTGCCAAAAGTTATCAAGCAGATACGCTTTCTCTTGAAGATTCCATTGGTAAATTACGTGGAGGGAATGGGCTACTTGCCAAAGCCTTACAGGTTCTTTCATCCGATATCGCGCGTGGAGAAATCATCGCGCCCTTGTCAATGCTTCAACGAGTTATCGCGCGGATTCCGGATAGCGCCTTAAGCAGGGGCCGGCAGGATCCATGGTTATATTTTTATGAGGATTTTCTTGCTGAATATGATCCAAATCTCCGGAAAAATGCCGGAGCCTATTACACCCCAGTTGAAGTCGTTCGATGTCAAGTTCGATTGGTGGATTCGCTCTTATCCGAAAAATTGGGAAAACGTTTAGGATTTGCAGATCCCGAGGTTGTGACCCTTGATCCGGCAGTCGGTACAGGAACTTACCTGCTTGGCGTCGTCGAGCATGCGTTAGCGAAGATCGAAGCCGAAGAGGGGCCAGGAGCTGTCGCGCCTAGAGCCGAGTCATTGGCGAATAATATTTATGGATTTGAGTATCTTGTTGGGCCATATGCCGTTGCAGAATTACGACTTTCGCGGATGATCCATGATTATTCAGGACATCTCCCTCAAGGGGGGGTCCATGTATACCTGACGGACACCCTGGAATCTCCTTTTGCCGAGCCGCCTCAGCGGTTCCTCCTTTACAGAGAAATGGCGGAACAACATATCCACGCGCTTAAGGTGAAGGACGAGGTTCCGGTTATTGTTTGCATCGGAAATCCACCTTATGACAGGCACGATGCCAACGACCGAGCCGCGGGGGGATGGGTTCGCCATGGAGACAGTGGGACCGGCGCTCAACCTCCTATTTTAGACGCCTTTATCAGGCCCGCCAGTGAAGCGGGCCTGGGGGTTCACCTGAAGAACCTTTACAATTTATATGCTTACTTCTGGCGATGGGCTTTGTGGAAAATCTTTGAGTCCCGCACAGCTCAAGGTCCGGGCATTGTCTCATTTATCACTGCGTCGAGCTACCTGGACGGCCCGGCTTTTGCGGGGATGCGTAAGCATATCAGGGAGATTTGCGACGAGGTGTGGATAGTCGACCTGGGTGGCGATAACAGGGGAACAACACCAGAGGAGAACGTTTTTGATATCCAAACCCCTGTCGCTATTGCAATCGCAATCCGACAAAGAGAACCACGGCCTGACTTACCGGCATTAGTCCGATACACCAGGATTCGCGGAAGCCGAGAGGAAAAGCTAACCTCTTTGAATAGTTTCCAGCAGATAGACAGCATAATTTGGGAAGAATGCCCTTCCGGCTGGCTTGATTCTTTCAAACCGGCAGGAACTGGAGAATACTTTTCTTGGCCGCTTTTGACCGATTTGTTCCCGTGGCAACATACGGGCGTCCAGCTTAAGCGAACCTGGCCAATTGGACCGGATAAAGAAACACTGTCGAGAAGATGGTCCGCTCTTTGTTTGGCTGAGGACAAAGGGCAAGCATTGAGAGAAACTGGATTTCGTACGATTCATGGCAGTTACGCCCCTTTGTTCCCAAACCAAAGTCCCGGAGAGCCAATTGCGAATGTAAAGCCAAGTTCTGACGTTCCGCTACTGCGCAGATATGCCTACCGGTCTTTTGACCGCCAATGGGTTTTCGCGGATAGTAGGCTTGGAGATCGTCTTAGACCGCCGCTCTGGCTCACTTACGGGCCGCGACAACTTTTTCTTTCTTGCTTTACCAATCATCCCTTGGGAAATGGCCCCGCACTTACCTGTAGTGCCGAAGTGCCAGATATTCACCAATTCCGGGGGTCATATGGTGGCAAAGACATAATTCCGCTGTTTCTTGACAAGGAAGGCAGCAATTCCAATATATTGCCAGGAGTTTTTGATACTTTGGGCGCTTTCTTGAACTCAGATAGGCTTACCCCTGAGAACCTTGCCGCGTATTGTTACGCAATGATGGCTCATCCTGGATATACCGCGAGGTTTCGAAGGGAGCTTGAAAGGCGTGAACTTAGGGTGCCTATCACAAAAAATCCTGAATTATTTAATAAGGCTGTGAAAATTGGTCGAAAACTCATCTGGCTGCACACCTATGGT includes:
- a CDS encoding N-6 DNA methylase, translating into MPTENDIVLAALKDFSGEVKTRLTATIVGEPEDQLRGPFEHFLGDSQIVFRLQVTPVGEVLLPRLGKPDYALHVDGVLAGYAELKAPGKGANPDRYRGHDKRQWERFKDLPNILYSDGNEWALYRNGERIGNLIRFSGDIVTDGREAVAQQDAQQLTDLLRNFLMWEPQMPSSPRELASILAPLCRMLRDDVIEALHEPESSLQDVAQEWRVLLFPDADDRRFADAYAQTVTFSLLLAKSYQADTLSLEDSIGKLRGGNGLLAKALQVLSSDIARGEIIAPLSMLQRVIARIPDSALSRGRQDPWLYFYEDFLAEYDPNLRKNAGAYYTPVEVVRCQVRLVDSLLSEKLGKRLGFADPEVVTLDPAVGTGTYLLGVVEHALAKIEAEEGPGAVAPRAESLANNIYGFEYLVGPYAVAELRLSRMIHDYSGHLPQGGVHVYLTDTLESPFAEPPQRFLLYREMAEQHIHALKVKDEVPVIVCIGNPPYDRHDANDRAAGGWVRHGDSGTGAQPPILDAFIRPASEAGLGVHLKNLYNLYAYFWRWALWKIFESRTAQGPGIVSFITASSYLDGPAFAGMRKHIREICDEVWIVDLGGDNRGTTPEENVFDIQTPVAIAIAIRQREPRPDLPALVRYTRIRGSREEKLTSLNSFQQIDSIIWEECPSGWLDSFKPAGTGEYFSWPLLTDLFPWQHTGVQLKRTWPIGPDKETLSRRWSALCLAEDKGQALRETGFRTIHGSYAPLFPNQSPGEPIANVKPSSDVPLLRRYAYRSFDRQWVFADSRLGDRLRPPLWLTYGPRQLFLSCFTNHPLGNGPALTCSAEVPDIHQFRGSYGGKDIIPLFLDKEGSNSNILPGVFDTLGAFLNSDRLTPENLAAYCYAMMAHPGYTARFRRELERRELRVPITKNPELFNKAVKIGRKLIWLHTYGSRLAPEGAMAHIQSGQARVVRPIPSSPSEYPEEFSYDVSSLGLSISSGLIAPVAPEIWDFDVSGLKPLHSWLKYRMKGGAGRTSSPLDDIRPQAWTPEFTRELLELIWVLEETTGMYSVMDDLLAEILAGETFIASELPAVPDASRQPPVTRPVQQQGVLA